In Clostridia bacterium, the sequence CAGGGTGCCGGTGCGCCTGATTCTATTGCCCATGCTTTGGCGCTCTTGAACCGCTTCGGTCAGGTAGATGTGATTATTGTGGCCAGGGGAGGAGGATCCCTGGAGGAATTGTGGGCTTTCAATACGGAACAAGTGGCCAGGAGTATTGCTGCTTCAACCATTCCGGTGGTAACGGGAGTAGGACATGAAACTGATTTTACCATCGCTGACTTGGTGGCGGACCGCCGGGCTCCCACTCCTACGGCTGCTGCGGCTCTGGTGGTACCTGACCTCCGTGAAGAACTGGATAAACTGGACGTAAAACTCAAGAGAGCCCACCGCAGCCTGGTGAGTCTATTGACCAAAAAGCAGCAGCACCTGCATGGGATTGGCAAGTATTCAATCCTGGCACGACCGGAACAGCTTTTTGCCCGGCAGAAACAGCGGCTTGAAGCCACCCAGCACAAACTGCATCTGATCATTAAACAGTATTTCCAGGAACGGCACAATAAACTGGGTGTGCAGTGGCACAAACTGGATGCTTTGAGCCCTTTGAAGGTACTGCAAAGAGGTTTTTCCATTTGCCGGGACGAGCAAGGCAAAATAATCACCAGTGCCGCTCAAGTGGTGGTGGGCCAGCTGTTGGAAGTAAAACTGAAAGAAGGCAGCTTGGACTGCCGGGTAATGGGGGTGAAAGAATCTAGTGCCCAAGGACAACCGGAACCTAACGTATGAAGAAGCGTCGCAGCGGTTGGAAGCTATCGTGCAGCGCCTGGAACAGGAGGAACTGAGCCTGGACGAAGCCCTGGATCTATTTGAAGAAGCCGTCATTTTGGCCAACTATTGCAGGAAAACACTATCTGCTGCGGAACAGCGGCTGTCGGTCCTGCTGGAAAAGGAAGACGGCCGGCTATTACTGGAACCTTTTTCCCTATCGGAGGAATAACCATGATGAACATCCAACAATACTTGCAAGATAGAAAAAAGATGGTGGAGGAAGCGCTTTTCAAGCACTTGCCCCCGCCAAATACCTACCCGGCAGTAATTCATGAAGCCATGCATTACAGCTTGGCCGCCGGAGGCAAAAGATTGCGGCCTATCCTGGTACTGGCTTCCGCAGAAGCAATCGGCCATTGCGACCCGGCAGCCATGGCCCCCTTATATTGTGCCGTGGAATACATCCATACATACTCGCTGATTCATGATGACCTACCGGCGATGGATGATGATGACTTCAGAAGGGGCAAGCCCTCTTGTCATAAAGCTTTCGGGGAAGGAATCGCCATTTTGGCCGGAGATGCCTTACTAACTTATGCATTTGAACTGCTAACCCATTTAGCTCCACCCGAAGGTGTTTTCCCGGAAGAATTAGTGGTAAGAATCATCAAGGATATCAGCTGCAGCATTGGAACCACAGGTTTAATCGGCGGGCAAGTGGTAGACCTGCAATCAGAAGCCGTCCGGGTGGACCTGGATACCATAACCTATATTCACCGGCACAAGACCGGCGCTTTGTTTAAGACTTGTATCCTTTCCGG encodes:
- the xseB gene encoding exodeoxyribonuclease VII small subunit, which codes for MPKDNRNLTYEEASQRLEAIVQRLEQEELSLDEALDLFEEAVILANYCRKTLSAAEQRLSVLLEKEDGRLLLEPFSLSEE
- a CDS encoding polyprenyl synthetase family protein, with protein sequence MNIQQYLQDRKKMVEEALFKHLPPPNTYPAVIHEAMHYSLAAGGKRLRPILVLASAEAIGHCDPAAMAPLYCAVEYIHTYSLIHDDLPAMDDDDFRRGKPSCHKAFGEGIAILAGDALLTYAFELLTHLAPPEGVFPEELVVRIIKDISCSIGTTGLIGGQVVDLQSEAVRVDLDTITYIHRHKTGALFKTCILSGARLAGATEKELEHLANYADAFGMAFQIIDDILDIEGDPALLGKPTGSDAKKQKATYPGLMGIEAARAKAEDCISQAVRALESFGEQAEALRQLAVYIGQREI
- the xseA gene encoding exodeoxyribonuclease VII large subunit; translation: MLFRAEPVKCWQVSELNNYLKELLSSNPFLSNLWIKGEISNLRQPGSGHLFFTLKDRTGSIRAVMFRSKAVELRVPLRDGMEVLIRASLSIYERDGVYQLYVEEVHPLGVGDLHRAFEMLKAQLEKEGLFRPERKKKLPYLPRRIGLVTSTTGAAIRDILTVLLQRCPSLDIVVAPALVQGAGAPDSIAHALALLNRFGQVDVIIVARGGGSLEELWAFNTEQVARSIAASTIPVVTGVGHETDFTIADLVADRRAPTPTAAAALVVPDLREELDKLDVKLKRAHRSLVSLLTKKQQHLHGIGKYSILARPEQLFARQKQRLEATQHKLHLIIKQYFQERHNKLGVQWHKLDALSPLKVLQRGFSICRDEQGKIITSAAQVVVGQLLEVKLKEGSLDCRVMGVKESSAQGQPEPNV